A genomic region of Brachyspira pilosicoli contains the following coding sequences:
- a CDS encoding FecR domain-containing protein, whose protein sequence is MCKKIVAIIFVCAFALNAQYNANYMEVVSVQGEVKITSKDIIAKPANIGDLLFSNDRLTLQGNSYLTYYIQNNSLFKLKQNALLNIDESLDRNNNIKFTLSSGEIIAITKLNSINIVTPNANISMRGTVIIANNNGITTIKVLSGSAKINNNTELNAFMQANISNTEITTGNIVLDANTKSYLNEIINLPYVNNVTQVNFYRNIASLPDNTILNVNQSTIEK, encoded by the coding sequence ATGTGTAAAAAAATAGTTGCTATAATATTTGTATGCGCTTTTGCTTTGAATGCACAATATAATGCTAACTATATGGAAGTAGTATCAGTTCAAGGTGAAGTAAAAATTACATCAAAAGATATAATAGCTAAACCTGCTAATATTGGCGATTTATTATTTAGTAATGATAGATTAACATTGCAGGGAAATTCTTATTTAACTTATTATATACAAAATAACTCTTTATTTAAACTAAAACAAAATGCTTTATTAAATATAGATGAATCATTAGATAGAAATAATAATATAAAATTCACATTATCTTCAGGAGAAATCATAGCAATTACAAAACTTAATTCCATCAATATAGTTACTCCAAATGCTAATATCTCTATGCGAGGTACTGTAATAATAGCCAATAATAACGGTATAACTACTATTAAAGTATTATCTGGTTCTGCTAAAATTAATAATAATACTGAACTTAATGCCTTTATGCAGGCTAATATATCAAATACAGAAATAACTACAGGTAATATAGTTTTGGATGCAAACACTAAAAGTTATTTAAATGAAATAATTAATTTGCCTTATGTTAATAATGTTACTCAAGTAAATTTCTATAGAAATATAGCTTCATTGCCTGATAATACTATACTTAATGTAAATCAGTCTACTATAGAAAAATAG
- a CDS encoding ankyrin repeat domain-containing protein — MKKLTFILFLFSLCLYSQNNNKSKVSEKLIDYVNEGNIKEAENILKKYNDYVNNRNYEGFTLLSLAVMDNNIEMAELLLKYKADVNATVYLTDSVLILAIDNNNMEMVKLLLSYGADINYKGFRGRTALFSALEHDRKENIEMVKLLIKNKADVNIAYDGDDENEETPLMYAAMKGYKETVKILIENKADINKRNRNNANALIYAYMYGHEDIADILLQNGSDSLDKSLKVCDINQETLLSYSVPLITAVNYSTNEVFLQKLIDNSADVDYKTYDNKTALIEAASYNNINAVKVLLKNNAQVNVQNKYGMTALMWACHIGNLEMTKMLLDAGADKNIKDGKYDALYYAREYGKNEEIIKLLTK; from the coding sequence ATGAAAAAGTTAACATTTATTTTATTTTTATTTAGTCTGTGCTTATACAGTCAAAATAATAATAAAAGCAAAGTTTCTGAAAAATTAATAGATTATGTAAATGAAGGCAATATTAAAGAAGCTGAAAATATTCTTAAAAAATATAATGATTATGTAAATAATCGTAATTATGAGGGATTTACATTGTTATCTCTTGCGGTTATGGATAATAATATAGAAATGGCTGAGCTTCTTTTGAAATATAAAGCAGATGTTAATGCTACAGTATATCTTACAGATAGTGTATTAATACTTGCTATTGATAATAATAATATGGAAATGGTTAAACTTCTTTTAAGTTATGGTGCGGATATTAATTATAAAGGATTTAGAGGAAGAACTGCATTATTTTCTGCTTTAGAACATGATAGAAAAGAAAATATTGAAATGGTCAAACTGTTAATAAAAAATAAAGCAGATGTTAATATAGCTTATGACGGAGATGATGAAAACGAAGAAACACCTTTAATGTATGCTGCTATGAAAGGCTATAAAGAAACTGTAAAAATATTAATTGAAAATAAAGCTGATATAAATAAAAGAAACAGAAATAATGCAAATGCTTTGATTTATGCTTATATGTATGGACATGAGGATATAGCAGATATTTTACTTCAAAATGGTTCTGATTCTTTGGATAAAAGTTTGAAAGTTTGTGATATTAATCAAGAAACTTTGCTTAGTTATAGTGTTCCATTGATAACTGCAGTAAATTATTCTACCAATGAAGTTTTTTTACAGAAGTTAATTGATAATAGTGCTGATGTAGATTATAAAACTTATGACAACAAAACTGCATTGATAGAAGCAGCTTCTTATAATAATATTAATGCTGTAAAAGTGCTTCTTAAAAATAATGCTCAAGTTAATGTTCAAAATAAGTACGGTATGACAGCATTGATGTGGGCTTGTCATATCGGAAATTTAGAAATGACAAAAATGCTTTTAGATGCTGGTGCTGATAAAAATATCAAAGACGGTAAGTATGATGCATTATATTATGCAAGAGAATATGGAAAAAATGAAGAGATAATCAAATTACTCACAAAATAG
- a CDS encoding ComEC/Rec2 family competence protein has translation MMKSPYPITYIFYITTSFAFGISTALKFSGNYFFYISLIISFILIIISIALAVYNKNSFFILVISVFFLGYSYTIYRYYNIFSSPLKEFNKEIKAYSCKIVDYDGVVTLRDRYIAYVDRVYDGENWHNYAGKIRLYHSSAKPIYINDTITVYTKINLYKNILTNNINIVKALENQMLYGVSSIYPYINFTVQKESFSILNFLNRIGIYFRNTIKKSLGEHIEPISYSVAQCIITGDKHIIPANINQYFINSGISHILSISGLHISMILFILFTALSFLPINFYNKIFISTIITIIIYPTVSIFSVSIVRSSIMALCILISYYFDRDRNNVNALFLAALIILLIDPNSIKEISFQFSFLATLGIILYYPIYNFFIISKIKNLKINTFLKNIFITLLGFLAINIISLISILPLNIYHFKILNLNSIISNIFAVPLSFIILSSSLITIFTHIIFYTLSIYPAKTTELAANILIELSKKISNFQCLRYNFELNMYIAIFITFIIMLIGLLLNIKINKRI, from the coding sequence ATGATGAAAAGCCCATACCCTATTACATATATATTTTATATCACAACAAGCTTTGCGTTTGGCATATCTACTGCACTAAAGTTTAGTGGTAATTATTTTTTTTATATATCATTAATAATATCTTTCATTCTAATAATAATATCAATAGCGCTTGCTGTATATAACAAAAATAGCTTTTTTATTTTGGTAATTTCAGTATTTTTCTTGGGATATAGTTATACAATTTATAGATATTACAATATATTTTCATCACCATTAAAAGAATTTAACAAAGAAATTAAGGCATATAGCTGTAAAATAGTAGATTATGATGGAGTGGTTACTTTAAGAGACAGATATATTGCTTATGTTGATAGAGTTTACGATGGAGAAAATTGGCATAATTATGCTGGAAAAATTAGACTATATCATAGCTCAGCTAAACCAATATATATAAATGACACTATTACAGTCTATACTAAAATTAATCTATATAAAAATATACTAACAAATAATATTAATATAGTAAAAGCGTTAGAAAATCAAATGCTCTATGGTGTAAGTAGTATTTATCCTTATATTAATTTTACCGTTCAAAAAGAAAGTTTTTCAATACTTAACTTTCTAAACAGAATTGGTATATATTTTAGAAACACAATAAAAAAATCTTTAGGCGAGCATATAGAGCCAATAAGCTATTCTGTTGCCCAATGCATCATTACAGGAGATAAACATATTATACCAGCAAACATTAATCAATACTTTATAAACTCTGGAATATCTCATATACTATCAATATCTGGTCTTCATATATCAATGATACTTTTTATATTATTTACAGCATTATCTTTTTTACCAATAAATTTCTATAATAAAATATTTATTTCTACAATCATCACCATAATAATATATCCAACCGTAAGTATATTCTCTGTTTCAATAGTTCGTTCAAGTATAATGGCTCTTTGTATATTAATATCCTATTATTTTGACAGAGATAGAAACAATGTAAATGCTCTATTTTTAGCAGCATTAATAATATTACTGATAGACCCAAACTCTATAAAAGAAATAAGTTTTCAATTTTCATTTTTAGCAACATTAGGCATAATATTATACTACCCTATTTATAATTTTTTTATAATATCAAAAATTAAAAACTTAAAAATAAATACATTTCTTAAAAATATATTTATAACTCTATTAGGATTTTTGGCAATTAATATAATATCACTCATATCAATACTTCCATTAAATATATATCATTTTAAAATTTTAAATCTTAACTCAATAATATCAAATATATTCGCTGTGCCATTATCTTTTATTATATTATCATCATCATTAATAACTATATTCACACATATAATATTTTATACTCTATCAATATACCCAGCAAAAACAACAGAGTTAGCTGCAAATATTTTAATAGAATTATCTAAAAAAATTTCAAATTTTCAATGCTTAAGATACAACTTTGAATTAAATATGTATAT
- a CDS encoding TetR/AcrR family transcriptional regulator: protein MNPREQIVNAGKKLFKKYGFKKTSMSDIALMVHKSKSSIYHYFKSKEEIFFAIAENEASDLKRSIYEAIKKEDTAEAKIRAYILTRQKGYIKLANLYEALHSEIFEDFTLIEHMRAKYHREEYDTIKMILRGGVKKGLFNIDLRLATESILAIIKGFEMEWAKNKNIENNEKDLDIIINIIFYGIVKR from the coding sequence ATGAATCCAAGAGAACAAATAGTTAATGCTGGAAAAAAGCTATTCAAGAAATATGGATTTAAAAAGACATCTATGAGCGATATTGCTTTGATGGTTCATAAATCTAAAAGTAGTATATATCATTATTTTAAAAGTAAAGAAGAAATTTTTTTTGCTATAGCAGAAAATGAAGCATCAGATTTAAAAAGGTCTATATACGAAGCAATAAAAAAAGAAGATACTGCTGAAGCTAAAATAAGAGCTTACATATTAACAAGACAAAAAGGATATATTAAATTAGCTAATCTTTATGAAGCACTACATAGTGAAATATTTGAAGACTTTACTCTAATCGAGCATATGAGAGCGAAATATCATAGAGAAGAATATGATACTATTAAAATGATATTAAGAGGCGGCGTAAAAAAAGGATTATTCAATATAGATTTAAGACTTGCAACAGAATCAATACTCGCAATAATTAAAGGTTTTGAAATGGAGTGGGCAAAAAATAAAAATATAGAAAATAATGAAAAAGATTTAGATATTATTATTAATATTATCTTCTATGGAATAGTAAAAAGATAA
- the pbpC gene encoding penicillin-binding protein 1C, translated as MEKIIRRTSLAIIYILLISVLVLSVIFIPKGYNFYKSCKNYINIPFKKDELKLDEERVLKIYDRNNILISTLFPKQGGFYNEVKYNDISTNLINAVISAEDKNFFKHDGIDYKAIMRAFLANLINGRVVSGGSTITQQLAKSIIPRERTYINKFYEALDAIRLERNLSKEEIITEYLNRVFLGNNCYGVGAASQVYFKKEAKDLNINESAILASIIKSGTKFNPYKYEERLNDRRIYVINEMKNNGYIDDAEYKKNINEKIDVYNNKDEYTFKAPHFTMYAKESLAQLKYNNITEIKTTLDYKLQQEAITVISNASQSLHTFNVRNISCVILNAKTGEILSMVGSMDYFDKEVDGAVNGATSLRQAGSTLKPFLYGYLFDKGETPASVIADVKTYINSPGGDYIPENFNHKYHGPVTIRDALANSLNIPAVKWLARYSIRDFQNILLKSGLSSINKNPDYYGYSLVLGSAEVRLVDLVSAYTIFPNEGKFINHYSIKSLKKENGEIINIPKKSTRQVISKESAYLITSILSDRNTRMGSFRSYRGIVYPFSVAIKTGTSKGSRDAWGIGYTKDYIVGIWLGDFKGSEMINITGGNGAVPIIYDLFIMLNKSQKETKWDKPANIVNRDICLISGKLRGEFCKEYRNEEFSKEHVPTEECDVHNLYIKNNEDGSISKKVFVNLPSEYNGWIKEQQIETPTRDWVKVNDIYNRSLTYREKSEYSKNIMITSPTDNSVYKIDSTLPKEYQNIFIKTYIPDNIVSANLYCDDKIIASIDELKSGNIRWQLEGGEHSFYIKAVNKENQNLSSIKVNIFVQ; from the coding sequence ATGGAAAAAATAATTAGAAGAACATCATTAGCTATAATATATATTTTATTAATTTCTGTTTTAGTATTGTCAGTAATATTTATTCCAAAGGGATATAATTTTTATAAGTCTTGCAAAAATTATATAAATATACCATTTAAAAAAGATGAATTAAAATTAGATGAAGAGAGAGTATTAAAAATATATGACAGAAACAATATTTTAATATCAACACTCTTTCCAAAGCAGGGCGGCTTTTATAATGAAGTAAAATACAACGATATATCAACAAATCTAATAAATGCAGTTATAAGTGCGGAGGACAAAAACTTTTTTAAACATGATGGAATAGATTATAAAGCAATAATGAGAGCATTTTTAGCTAACTTAATAAACGGCAGAGTGGTATCCGGAGGAAGCACTATCACTCAGCAGCTAGCAAAAAGTATAATACCAAGAGAGAGAACATATATTAATAAATTTTATGAAGCATTAGACGCTATAAGATTAGAAAGAAACCTATCAAAAGAAGAAATTATCACAGAATATTTAAACAGAGTTTTTTTAGGCAATAACTGTTATGGCGTGGGAGCTGCTTCTCAAGTTTATTTCAAAAAAGAGGCAAAAGATTTAAATATAAATGAATCAGCAATACTAGCTTCAATTATAAAATCTGGTACAAAGTTTAACCCATACAAATATGAAGAGAGATTAAATGACAGAAGAATATATGTTATAAACGAAATGAAAAATAATGGCTACATAGATGATGCTGAGTATAAAAAAAATATTAATGAAAAGATAGATGTTTACAACAATAAAGACGAATACACTTTCAAAGCACCGCACTTTACAATGTATGCAAAAGAATCATTAGCACAATTAAAATACAACAACATAACAGAAATAAAAACCACTTTAGACTATAAACTTCAACAAGAAGCAATAACAGTAATAAGCAATGCAAGTCAATCACTTCACACATTTAATGTAAGAAATATTTCATGCGTTATATTAAATGCTAAAACAGGCGAAATATTATCTATGGTAGGCTCTATGGATTATTTTGATAAAGAAGTTGATGGGGCTGTTAATGGAGCTACTTCTTTAAGGCAAGCTGGAAGCACTTTAAAACCTTTTTTATATGGATATTTATTTGATAAAGGGGAGACTCCTGCATCTGTTATAGCCGATGTAAAAACTTATATAAACTCACCGGGAGGAGATTATATACCAGAGAACTTTAATCATAAATATCATGGCCCTGTTACTATAAGAGATGCCCTTGCTAATTCTCTAAATATACCAGCTGTAAAATGGCTTGCAAGATACAGTATAAGAGATTTTCAAAATATATTATTAAAATCTGGTTTAAGCTCTATAAATAAAAACCCTGACTATTATGGTTATTCTTTGGTATTAGGAAGTGCTGAGGTGAGATTAGTTGATTTAGTTTCAGCATATACTATATTTCCAAATGAAGGCAAGTTTATAAATCATTACTCTATAAAATCATTAAAAAAAGAAAATGGCGAAATAATAAATATACCTAAAAAAAGCACAAGGCAAGTAATATCAAAAGAAAGTGCCTACCTTATAACAAGCATACTATCCGACAGAAATACAAGAATGGGCTCTTTTAGAAGCTATAGAGGAATTGTTTATCCTTTTTCTGTTGCCATAAAAACAGGTACATCAAAAGGCTCAAGAGATGCTTGGGGTATTGGATACACAAAAGATTATATAGTAGGTATTTGGCTTGGAGATTTTAAGGGAAGCGAGATGATAAATATTACAGGCGGAAACGGGGCTGTACCTATAATATATGATTTATTTATTATGCTTAATAAAAGTCAAAAAGAAACGAAATGGGATAAACCAGCAAATATAGTAAATAGAGATATATGTTTAATAAGCGGAAAACTAAGAGGAGAGTTTTGTAAAGAATATAGAAATGAAGAGTTTTCTAAAGAACATGTACCAACAGAAGAATGCGATGTTCATAATTTATATATAAAAAATAATGAAGATGGGAGCATAAGCAAAAAAGTATTTGTAAACCTTCCTTCAGAATATAATGGCTGGATAAAAGAACAGCAAATAGAAACCCCAACGAGAGATTGGGTAAAAGTTAATGATATTTACAATAGAAGCTTAACTTATAGAGAAAAAAGTGAATACTCAAAAAATATTATGATTACATCACCTACAGATAACTCCGTGTATAAAATAGATTCTACCCTTCCAAAAGAATATCAAAACATATTTATAAAAACATATATACCCGACAATATTGTGTCAGCAAATCTATATTGCGATGATAAAATTATAGCGAGTATTGATGAATTGAAAAGTGGAAATATTAGATGGCAATTAGAAGGCGGAGAGCATAGTTTTTATATAAAAGCAGTTAATAAAGAAAATCAAAACTTAAGCAGCATAAAAGTAAATATATTCGTGCAATAA